One genomic segment of Candidatus Eisenbacteria bacterium includes these proteins:
- a CDS encoding OsmC family protein translates to MEDRSQDRLAARLELESGYRFRVSFDDGHPDLITDLRPPLGKGAGPEPEDLLAAAVGNCLASSFLYCARKARIEPEALRVEVTTTKRRRESRLRISRIEVRLQPVLLASDRTRLRVCLDKFESYCTVAESVRQGIPLQVMVEPITKRVPSTLEPTAA, encoded by the coding sequence ATGGAAGATCGTTCGCAGGATCGCCTCGCGGCTCGGCTCGAGCTGGAATCCGGGTACCGTTTCCGCGTGTCGTTCGATGATGGCCACCCGGATCTGATCACCGACCTTCGGCCGCCGCTGGGAAAGGGCGCCGGACCGGAGCCTGAAGACTTGCTCGCCGCGGCGGTGGGCAACTGTCTGGCCTCGAGCTTTCTCTATTGCGCGCGCAAGGCGCGCATCGAGCCGGAGGCCCTGCGCGTCGAGGTGACAACCACGAAGCGCCGCCGCGAGAGCCGGCTTCGCATCTCCCGAATCGAGGTGCGTCTCCAGCCCGTGCTCCTCGCTTCGGATCGAACACGGCTTCGTGTGTGCCTCGACAAGTTCGAGTCCTACTGCACCGTCGCGGAGAGCGTCCGGCAAGGGATTCCGCTCCAGGTCATGGTCGAACCCATCACCAAGCGCGTCCCAAGCACCCTCGAGCCGACGGCCGCCTGA
- a CDS encoding universal stress protein, with translation MKVLIGIDASPHADTVLRWVMRTPWPRDTRFLVLSAVPTRMAAYSLIEVGGMRAVESLQQENMEAHQELVSGAERELRTAGLATEGIVEPGDPREVLIRTAESKGVDMVVVGSHGRTGLARLLVGSVASHVATHAPCTVVIVRQTPAAR, from the coding sequence ATGAAAGTCCTGATTGGAATCGATGCGTCACCTCATGCGGATACCGTCCTGCGTTGGGTGATGCGGACGCCCTGGCCACGGGATACACGCTTTCTGGTGCTCTCCGCGGTGCCGACGCGGATGGCCGCTTATTCGCTGATCGAGGTCGGCGGCATGCGCGCGGTCGAGAGTCTCCAGCAAGAGAACATGGAAGCCCATCAGGAGCTGGTGTCGGGCGCCGAGCGGGAGCTTCGGACCGCCGGGCTCGCGACGGAGGGAATCGTCGAGCCCGGCGATCCACGAGAGGTGCTGATCCGCACCGCGGAGAGCAAGGGGGTGGACATGGTCGTCGTCGGCTCGCACGGACGCACCGGTCTGGCTCGATTGCTCGTGGGCAGCGTGGCGAGTCATGTGGCGACCCATGCTCCCTGCACCGTCGTGATCGTGAGGCAGACACCCGCGGCGCGTTAG
- a CDS encoding serine hydrolase domain-containing protein, giving the protein MANGWGDSFPVRGVVAPGFEQVRDEFQRNFSERGEIGAAVSAYWHGDQVVDLWGGRRSVTSASPWEAATMVLVNSTTKGVSAMTLAVANARGWLDYEAPVARYWPEFAQNGKERVTVRQLLGHEAGLVCLDEKLTIDRLRDLDALADLLARQEPAWMPGTRRGYHAMTVGLYMQELIRRTDPAHRTLGRFFREEIAVPLSLDFFIGLPPGIPAERLATLVPFSTGRALRALPNTPPPLLLRVLWPWSLLRKSMLSLSAQPNDRRWLEIEVPAGNGVGTARALARLYSVFAEGGAELGVGPATLEAITAPVPNLGKDVVMGVPSYFALGFLRPGPDPAFGSSSRAFGAPGAGGSFAFADPDARLGYAYVMNKMDYHMIDDPREKALRDAIYRSMAALDRYPRRRSGKAPHAELEPSASPA; this is encoded by the coding sequence GTGGCGAACGGATGGGGCGATTCCTTCCCGGTCCGTGGGGTGGTTGCCCCAGGCTTCGAGCAGGTGCGCGACGAGTTCCAGCGCAACTTCTCCGAGCGAGGCGAGATCGGCGCGGCCGTTTCGGCGTACTGGCATGGCGACCAGGTGGTCGACCTGTGGGGCGGCCGCCGGTCGGTGACAAGCGCGTCGCCATGGGAAGCAGCCACCATGGTCCTCGTGAATTCCACCACGAAAGGCGTCTCGGCGATGACGCTGGCGGTCGCGAACGCACGCGGGTGGCTCGACTACGAGGCGCCCGTCGCGCGCTACTGGCCCGAGTTCGCGCAGAACGGGAAGGAACGCGTGACGGTTCGTCAGCTGCTCGGCCACGAGGCCGGGCTCGTGTGTCTCGACGAAAAGCTCACGATCGACCGGCTACGCGACCTCGACGCGCTGGCCGACCTGCTCGCCCGCCAGGAACCGGCGTGGATGCCCGGCACTCGGCGCGGCTATCACGCGATGACCGTCGGGCTCTACATGCAGGAGCTGATCCGCCGCACCGACCCTGCACACCGGACCCTCGGCCGATTCTTCCGCGAGGAGATTGCCGTGCCGCTCAGCCTCGACTTCTTCATCGGGCTGCCGCCCGGGATTCCTGCGGAGCGACTCGCGACACTCGTGCCGTTTTCGACCGGCCGAGCGCTCCGAGCCCTGCCGAACACTCCGCCCCCCCTGCTGCTGCGCGTGCTCTGGCCCTGGTCGCTGCTACGCAAATCGATGCTCTCGCTGTCCGCTCAGCCCAACGACCGGCGCTGGCTCGAGATCGAGGTGCCGGCGGGCAACGGCGTGGGCACCGCCCGCGCGCTCGCGCGCCTGTACTCGGTATTCGCCGAAGGTGGCGCCGAGCTCGGCGTCGGACCCGCGACCCTGGAGGCCATCACCGCGCCGGTTCCGAACCTCGGGAAAGACGTCGTGATGGGAGTGCCCAGCTACTTCGCGCTCGGCTTCCTGCGCCCGGGGCCCGACCCGGCCTTCGGCTCGAGCTCACGCGCGTTCGGCGCACCCGGCGCGGGAGGCTCGTTCGCGTTCGCCGACCCCGACGCACGGCTCGGGTATGCCTACGTCATGAACAAGATGGACTACCACATGATCGACGACCCACGGGAGAAGGCCCTTCGGGACGCGATCTACCGCTCGATGGCGGCGCTCGACCGTTACCCTCGACGTCGGTCCGGGAAGGCGCCGCACGCGGAACTGGAGCCGAGCGCGAGCCCGGCGTGA
- a CDS encoding DUF998 domain-containing protein — protein MRTTLEVTAVNPAGEQPATSPMRTILLLCGVASSFLYVAMNVLAARRYEGYSLISHTISELSAIGAPSRSLWVSLGLVWNLMMMAFGAGVWGSGGRHRSLRVVGVLLVAFGAIGFVWPPMHQRGQGFTLTDTMHIVVSMVAVLLMLLAMVIGSVALGRAFRLYSFFSILLFVVFGILIGMDGPRVAANLPTPWAGLTERINTGVFLLWLVVLALALLRGKGMEGQAGTGPLSARSPTPSRDSVTV, from the coding sequence ATGAGGACGACCTTGGAAGTCACGGCCGTGAACCCAGCAGGCGAACAACCGGCGACGTCGCCGATGCGAACCATCCTGCTGCTCTGCGGAGTCGCATCGTCGTTTCTCTACGTCGCGATGAACGTGCTCGCCGCAAGACGCTACGAAGGTTACAGCTTGATCTCGCACACCATCAGCGAGCTGTCCGCGATCGGGGCTCCGTCGCGGTCCCTCTGGGTCTCGCTGGGGCTGGTATGGAACCTGATGATGATGGCGTTCGGTGCAGGCGTCTGGGGATCGGGCGGCCGCCATCGTTCCCTTCGCGTCGTCGGAGTCCTGCTGGTCGCCTTCGGCGCGATCGGCTTCGTCTGGCCGCCGATGCACCAGCGCGGCCAGGGCTTCACCCTCACCGACACCATGCACATCGTGGTCTCCATGGTGGCCGTGCTCCTGATGCTCCTCGCCATGGTGATCGGTTCGGTGGCTCTCGGCAGGGCATTCCGACTCTACTCGTTCTTCAGCATCTTGCTGTTCGTGGTGTTCGGCATCCTGATCGGCATGGACGGTCCGCGCGTCGCGGCGAACCTGCCGACCCCATGGGCCGGGCTGACGGAACGCATCAATACCGGCGTCTTCCTGCTTTGGCTGGTCGTGCTGGCCCTCGCGCTCTTGCGGGGCAAGGGAATGGAGGGGCAGGCGGGTACGGGGCCGCTCTCGGCCCGGAGCCCCACGCCCTCAAGGGACAGCGTCACGGTATGA
- a CDS encoding sugar phosphate nucleotidyltransferase, with product MRRRWVILLAGGEGRRVQELTRDDAGSPAPKQFCRCGGDRTLLQRALRRARILTDDTCVVPVVQAAHRRWWEPELAEMPRENVIEEPENRGTAVAILRALHHVLSRDHAADVVLLPTDHAAENEDVLCDSIGRAAEAAAEWPRHVILLGMEAEGMNEGHGWIVAEASRRGETAAVRGFYEKPDSHAARRLAHSGALISTFIMAARGSTLSRLYSMVLPELVRPAASGDSGPGGPPSRDFSRDFLERSAHHLRVLHGRPCGWSDLGTPARLRAWVAKESASIQSALASR from the coding sequence ATGAGACGTCGATGGGTCATCCTGCTCGCCGGTGGTGAAGGAAGGCGCGTGCAGGAGCTCACCAGGGATGACGCCGGAAGTCCGGCTCCGAAGCAGTTCTGCCGCTGCGGCGGCGATCGCACCTTGTTGCAGCGCGCGCTTCGTCGGGCTCGGATCCTGACCGACGACACCTGCGTGGTCCCCGTGGTCCAGGCAGCGCATCGGCGCTGGTGGGAGCCCGAGCTCGCGGAGATGCCGCGAGAGAACGTGATCGAGGAGCCGGAAAACCGGGGCACGGCGGTGGCGATCCTGCGCGCGCTGCACCACGTCCTCTCCCGCGATCACGCCGCCGACGTGGTCCTGCTCCCCACGGACCACGCGGCCGAGAACGAGGATGTCCTGTGCGACTCGATCGGCCGGGCCGCTGAGGCCGCGGCAGAGTGGCCGCGCCATGTGATCCTCCTGGGCATGGAGGCGGAAGGGATGAACGAGGGCCACGGCTGGATCGTGGCCGAGGCGAGCCGTCGGGGCGAGACCGCCGCCGTCAGGGGCTTCTACGAGAAACCGGATTCGCATGCGGCCAGACGTCTCGCGCACAGCGGGGCCCTGATCAGCACCTTCATCATGGCGGCACGAGGTTCCACGTTGAGCCGCTTGTACTCCATGGTCCTGCCCGAACTGGTGCGGCCGGCGGCGTCAGGAGACTCGGGGCCAGGCGGTCCTCCGAGTCGAGACTTCTCCCGAGACTTCCTGGAGCGCTCCGCACACCACCTGCGGGTTCTGCACGGCCGGCCATGCGGTTGGAGCGATCTCGGCACTCCGGCTCGGCTGCGCGCGTGGGTCGCGAAGGAATCCGCGTCCATTCAGAGCGCCTTGGCGTCGCGCTGA
- a CDS encoding rhodanese-like domain-containing protein: MTAFQWRMTCAAALILAFAGCAKSSVPASGPAASRPIEEIAWKMIDEGATLVDVRTDVEFQEGHLQGALNIPYDQITTRLAELPADKSRPVVLYCRSGRRSGIAQKALEELGFTNAVNAGGYEAMMRAR, from the coding sequence ATGACTGCGTTCCAGTGGCGGATGACCTGCGCGGCAGCCCTGATCCTGGCGTTCGCGGGTTGCGCGAAGTCCTCGGTGCCGGCGAGCGGTCCCGCGGCCTCGCGCCCCATCGAGGAGATCGCGTGGAAGATGATCGACGAAGGGGCCACCCTCGTCGACGTGCGGACGGACGTGGAGTTCCAGGAGGGCCATCTGCAGGGTGCGTTGAACATTCCGTACGATCAGATCACCACGCGGCTGGCCGAGCTGCCTGCCGACAAGTCTCGCCCGGTCGTGCTCTACTGCCGATCCGGTCGGCGGTCGGGGATCGCCCAGAAGGCTCTCGAGGAGCTGGGTTTCACGAACGCGGTCAATGCGGGCGGCTACGAGGCCATGATGCGCGCACGGTGA
- the ppsA gene encoding phosphoenolpyruvate synthase has translation MAPTRYVRFLSELGLSDVPLVGGKNASLGELYRALRPQGVLVPNGFAVTADAYRAALSQAGAWEKLRSTLGSLDPSNVAELATRAKQARDIVYGAGIPADLQAEVLAAYHRLHDEYGPEMTVAVRSSATAEDLPTASFAGQHETYLNVRGEASLLEAVRRCFASAFTDRAIHYRHERGFDHFALGLSVGVQKMVRADLSAAGVMFSLDTESGFRDVVFITGAFGLGENVVQGTVAPDEFYVHKPTYERGYRAVLKRRLGEKKIKMVYATGGSREATRNVPTSQEERERFCLTDAEVLALADYAIRTERHYSEQAGRPMPMDMEWAKDGQDGQLYLLQARPETAVSRRAIQVLEAYELTGKGPVLVEGRAVGEKVATGEAHIIRNVSELHDFRDGEVLVADITTPDWEPVMKRAAAIVTNRGGRTCHAAIVAREVGVPAVIGAPGATERIRTGQQVTVSCAEGESGRVYEGRVPFEVRRVDLGRFERPATSIMVNLGNPDLAFRTSFIPNDGVGLARLEFIISEEIKAHPMALIHPERVEDPGERAALAALTKHDPSPTDYFVRKLSEGVGMIAAAFHPKPVIVRLSDFKTNEYASLLGGKVFEPLESNPMLGFRGAARYAHPAYQEGFALECAAMRRVREEMGLRNVVLMIPFCRRVDEARKVLDVMAAHGLRRGENGLEIYCMCEIPNNVVSIDEFARVFDGFSIGSNDLTQLVLGVDRDSETVAFDFDERDPGVMEMLRQAVEGARRNKRHSGICGQAPSDYPEVAEFLVRIGIDSISLNPDTVLKTTQLVLEVEKTLKRTTSAADSRVASPAIEAEPDSVRVR, from the coding sequence ATGGCCCCAACCCGGTACGTGCGGTTCTTGAGCGAGCTCGGCTTGTCCGACGTGCCGCTCGTGGGAGGGAAGAACGCCTCCCTGGGCGAGCTCTATCGAGCGCTGCGGCCACAGGGCGTCCTCGTTCCCAACGGATTCGCCGTCACGGCGGACGCGTATCGGGCTGCGCTCTCCCAGGCCGGGGCCTGGGAGAAGCTGCGCTCCACGCTCGGTTCGCTCGACCCGTCCAATGTGGCCGAGCTGGCGACGCGGGCGAAGCAGGCGCGGGACATCGTGTACGGGGCGGGCATCCCTGCGGATCTGCAGGCAGAGGTCCTGGCCGCTTATCACCGGTTGCACGACGAGTACGGTCCTGAGATGACGGTGGCGGTGAGGAGCTCGGCGACCGCCGAGGACCTTCCGACCGCAAGCTTCGCCGGGCAGCATGAGACCTACCTCAACGTCAGGGGCGAGGCGTCGCTGCTCGAGGCCGTCCGTCGTTGCTTCGCCAGCGCCTTCACCGATCGGGCCATCCACTATCGGCACGAACGCGGTTTCGATCACTTCGCGCTGGGACTTTCGGTCGGCGTCCAGAAGATGGTCCGCGCCGATCTGTCGGCGGCTGGGGTGATGTTCTCGCTCGACACCGAAAGCGGTTTCCGCGACGTGGTCTTCATCACCGGCGCCTTCGGCCTGGGAGAGAACGTCGTCCAGGGGACCGTGGCGCCCGACGAGTTCTACGTGCACAAGCCCACCTACGAGCGAGGCTATCGCGCGGTCCTCAAGCGGCGACTCGGGGAGAAGAAGATCAAGATGGTGTACGCCACGGGCGGCAGCCGCGAGGCGACACGCAACGTCCCTACGTCCCAGGAGGAACGCGAGCGCTTCTGCCTGACCGACGCCGAGGTGCTGGCGCTCGCGGACTACGCGATCAGGACCGAGCGGCACTACAGCGAGCAGGCGGGACGGCCCATGCCCATGGACATGGAGTGGGCCAAGGACGGCCAGGACGGCCAGCTCTATCTCTTGCAGGCGCGGCCGGAGACCGCGGTCTCCCGCCGGGCCATCCAGGTGCTCGAGGCCTACGAGCTGACCGGCAAGGGACCGGTGCTCGTCGAAGGTCGTGCCGTCGGCGAGAAGGTCGCGACCGGGGAAGCGCATATCATCCGAAACGTCTCGGAGCTCCACGACTTCCGGGATGGCGAGGTCCTGGTGGCGGATATCACGACGCCCGATTGGGAACCGGTGATGAAGCGCGCCGCCGCCATCGTCACCAACCGCGGGGGCAGGACCTGCCACGCGGCCATCGTCGCGCGTGAAGTCGGCGTTCCCGCGGTGATCGGGGCGCCGGGAGCCACGGAACGGATCCGCACCGGACAGCAGGTCACGGTGTCGTGCGCCGAGGGCGAGAGTGGTCGAGTCTACGAGGGCCGCGTGCCGTTCGAGGTGCGCCGGGTCGACCTCGGGAGGTTCGAGCGCCCGGCGACGTCCATCATGGTCAATCTCGGCAACCCGGACCTGGCCTTCCGCACCAGCTTCATCCCCAACGACGGAGTGGGACTGGCTCGCCTCGAGTTCATCATCAGTGAGGAGATCAAGGCCCACCCGATGGCGCTGATCCATCCCGAGCGCGTCGAGGACCCCGGGGAGCGAGCGGCGCTCGCGGCGCTGACCAAGCATGACCCCAGCCCGACGGATTACTTCGTGCGAAAGCTGTCCGAAGGCGTCGGAATGATCGCGGCCGCGTTCCACCCCAAGCCAGTGATCGTCCGGCTCTCCGATTTCAAGACCAACGAGTATGCCTCGCTGCTCGGTGGCAAGGTGTTCGAGCCTCTGGAGAGCAACCCGATGCTGGGGTTCCGCGGCGCCGCGCGCTACGCGCATCCGGCGTACCAGGAAGGCTTCGCGCTCGAGTGCGCGGCGATGCGCCGGGTGCGCGAGGAGATGGGGCTCCGCAACGTCGTGCTGATGATTCCATTCTGCCGCCGGGTCGACGAAGCGCGGAAAGTGCTGGACGTCATGGCCGCTCATGGCCTGCGGCGCGGCGAGAACGGGCTCGAGATCTACTGCATGTGCGAGATTCCGAACAATGTCGTCTCGATCGACGAATTCGCGCGCGTCTTCGACGGCTTCTCGATCGGCTCGAACGATCTCACGCAGCTCGTGCTCGGAGTCGACCGGGACTCGGAGACGGTGGCGTTCGACTTCGACGAGCGCGATCCCGGAGTGATGGAGATGCTGCGCCAGGCGGTCGAGGGCGCCCGCCGCAACAAGCGGCACTCGGGGATCTGCGGCCAGGCGCCTTCCGATTACCCGGAAGTCGCCGAGTTCCTGGTGCGGATCGGCATCGACTCGATCAGCCTGAACCCGGACACGGTGCTGAAGACCACCCAGCTCGTGCTCGAGGTGGAGAAGACTCTGAAGCGGACGACTTCGGCAGCCGACTCGCGGGTCGCCTCGCCGGCGATCGAGGCGGAGCCGGACAGCGTGAGAGTGCGGTAA